Proteins from a single region of Phyllopteryx taeniolatus isolate TA_2022b chromosome 10, UOR_Ptae_1.2, whole genome shotgun sequence:
- the LOC133485205 gene encoding protocadherin gamma-A5-like yields MKAQVVMFVSLFALDAACGQASYSIPEEMSRGSVVGDVARDLGLERPRLISGKAKIYSRNNEEYIELSREKGLLLVKERIDREALCAHTALCALHFRIILENPIEFYSVTVQIADINDNAPSFEKNQMKFKISESATIGAKFVLEGAVDPDVGMNDLQNYELKPSDHFALKLQNNADGNKNVEMVLQKPLDREKEEQMSLVLTAVDGGEPRMSGTMLILITVLDVNDNAPVFTQHTYKATVTENSPVGTIVAAVSASDADHGSNAKISYSIQNMVGNLKNLFRINDENGEISLIGNIDFEKSRQFQLNLLASDEGGLTDSSKLLIDVQDINDNIPVINIMSKSNVISEDAEINTVVTMINIEDLDSGDNGNVNCFINENIPFILKNSKHNYYTLVTDSDLDRERSAEYNLSVTCCDEGVASLSSSVTLTLRISDVNDNAPVFQRSSYEASVVENNTPGLSIVTLRARDADWGQNARVSYILEDSSVNGAPASSFVSVNAQSGVVSAVRSFDYERMKRLDFAVRAQDGGSPPLCSNVSVGVLIRDQNDNAPQVLYPVQPHAEMVPRSADAGYLVTKVVAVDVDSGQNAWLSYKVQHKFGGADRGALFEVGLHNGEMRTVRQVTDKDAVKQRLTVVVEDNGQPSRSATVAVNVALADGFPEVLRSEFADDFSEDYDDRLTFYLVSALAAVSFLFVACLLLIVSLKVYRWRRSRVLYRSDLPVIPYYPPRYCDTLGTAGTLPHVYNYEACATAKSHVTNTQAVSQSLVSVDGADADVPHGGEQTSGNCSRMSTLIYSGSEDA; encoded by the exons ATGAAGGCGCAAGTGGTGATGTTTGTGTCTCTGTTCGCCCTCGACGCGGCGTGCGGCCAGGCCAGCTATTCTATTCCGGAGGAAATGAGCAGAGGGTCGGTCGTGGGCGACGTAGCGCGAGATTTAGGTCTGGAAAGGCCACGTTTGATTTCGGGCAAAGCCAAGATCTATTCCAGGAACAATGAAGAATACATCGAGCTGAGCCGAGAGAAAGGACTCCTCCTCGTCAAAGAGCGGATCGACAGAGAGGCTCTTTGCGCACACACCGCGCTTTGTGCGCTGCATTTCAGGATCATTTTGGAAAATCCTATCGAGTTTTACAGCGTCACTGTGCAGATTGCAGACATTAATGACAACGCGcctagttttgaaaaaaatcagatgAAATTTAAAATCAGCGAGTCTGCGACCATCGGAGCAAAATTTGTTTTAGAAGGGGCAGTAGATCCGGATGTTGGAATGAACGACCTTCAAAATTATGAATTAAAACCATCGGATCATTTTGCTCTGAAACTGCAAAATAACGCGGATGGAAATAAAAACGTGGAGATGGTTTTACAGAAGCCTTTAGACAGAGAGAAAGAGGAGCAGATGTCGCTCGTGTTGACGGCTGTAGACGGAGGAGAGCCGCGGATGTCGGGAACGATGTTGATTCTTATTACAGTGTTAGACGTAAATGATAATGCCCCCGTTTTTACACAGCACACATACAAAGCAACCGTGACTGAGAATTCACCTGTCGGGACGATCGTGGCAGCTGTGTCGGCGTCGGATGCAGACCATGGCTCCAATGCAAAAATATCATATTCGATTCAAAATATGGTGGGAAATTTGAAAAATTTATTTCGAATAAATGACGAAAACGGAGAAATATCATTGATAGGAAATATCGATTTTGAAAAGTCGAGACAGTTTCAATTAAATTTACTTGCAAGTGATGAAGGGGGACTCACAGATTCTTCAAAGTTGTTGATCGATGTACAAGATATCAATGACAACATACCCGTAATTAATATTATGTCCAAATCAAATGTGATATCTGAGGACGCCGAAATCAATACTGTTGTGACGATGATAAATATAGAAGATTTAGATTCAGGAGATAATGGAAACGTAAATTGTTTTATCAATGAAAATATCCCGTTTATtctgaaaaactcaaaacataaTTATTACACTTTAGTGACAGATAGTGACTTAGACCGAGAGCGCTCAGCTGAGTACAACCTCAGCGTGACGTGCTGTGACGAGGGCGTGGCCTCCCTCTCCAGCAGCGTCACTCTCACCTTGCGCATCTCGGACGTCAACGACAACGCGCCCGTCTTCCAGAGGAGCTCGTACGAGGCCTCCGTCGTGGAAAACAACACGCCGGGTCTCTCCATAGTCACGCTGAGAGCCAGAGACGCGGACTGGGGCCAGAACGCTCGCGTTTCCTACATCCTGGAGGACTCCTCCGTTAACGGAGCGCCGGCCTCCTCGTTTGTGTCCGTGAACGCCCAAAGCGGCGTCGTCAGCGCCGTGCGCTCCTTCGACTACGAGCGGATGAAGCGGCTGGACTTTGCGGTGCGAGCGCAGGACGGAGGCTCCCCTCCTCTCTGTAGCAACGTGAGCGTGGGCGTCCTGATCCGGGACCAGAACGACAACGCCCCTCAGGTCCTGTACCCGGTCCAGCCGCACGCCGAAATGGTGCCTCGTTCGGCAGACGCGGGCTATCTGGTGACTAAAGTGGTGGCCGTGGATGTGGACTCTGGACAGAACGCCTGGCTCTCCTATAAAGTGCAGCACAAATTTGGGGGCGCAGACAGGGGGGCGCTGTTTGAAGTGGGCCTCCACAATGGAGAAATGCGAACTGTCCGCCAAGTGACTGATAAAGATGCTGTCAAACAAAGACTGACTGTCGTAGTGGAGGACAACGGGCAGCCCTCTCGTTCGGCTACGGTCGCGGTCAACGTGGCGCTGGCGGACGGCTTTCCCGAAGTGCTGAGGTCGGAGTTCGCCGACGACTTTAGCGAGGACTACGACGACCGGCTGACTTTTTACTTAGTCTCGGCTTTGGCCGCGGTCTCCTTCCTCTTCGTCGCCTGCTTGCTGCTTATCGTGTCGCTCAAAGTGTACAGGTGGAGACGGTCTCGCGTCCTGTACCGCTCCGACCTCCCCGTCATTCCGTATTATCCGCCGCGCTACTGCGACACGTTGGGGACGGCGGGGACGCTCCCGCACGTCTACAATTACGAGGCGTGCGCCACCGCCAAGAGTCACGTGACGAACACGCAAGCCGTGAGTCAAAGTTTAGTGAGTGTGGACGGAGCGGACGCTGACGTGCCGCACGGCGGCGAGCAGACGTCGGGGAACTGCTCTCGGATGTCGACTTTG ATTTATAGCGGGtcagaagatgcctga